In Acidaminococcus timonensis, one DNA window encodes the following:
- a CDS encoding amino acid ABC transporter permease, with product MNFEIIKDSLPLLIAGAGVTVEITAVSVGLGLAIGIVVSLIRLCGVKALRVLGNIYVDFLRGTPLLVQIFLVYFALPALIHHRVDAYVAAISACSINSGAYVAEIFRGGIESIDKGQMEAGRSLGMTWWQTMKHIILPQAFKRIIPPLGNEFIAMLKDSSLVSVIGFEELTRRGQLIIARTYASFEIWLSVAFIYLIMTFAVARFVGALERRYKKDEQ from the coding sequence ATGAATTTTGAGATTATCAAAGACTCCCTGCCCCTGCTGATCGCCGGGGCAGGCGTCACTGTTGAGATTACCGCGGTCAGCGTCGGTCTGGGCCTGGCCATCGGTATCGTGGTGTCCTTGATCCGTCTGTGCGGGGTCAAGGCTTTGCGCGTTTTGGGCAATATCTATGTAGATTTCCTGCGGGGCACCCCTCTGCTGGTCCAGATCTTCCTGGTCTATTTCGCACTGCCTGCGCTGATCCACCACCGGGTGGATGCCTATGTGGCTGCCATTTCTGCCTGCTCCATCAACTCTGGGGCCTATGTGGCGGAAATCTTCCGGGGCGGCATCGAATCCATCGACAAAGGACAGATGGAAGCCGGCCGGAGCCTGGGGATGACCTGGTGGCAGACCATGAAGCACATCATCCTGCCCCAGGCCTTCAAGCGGATCATCCCGCCCCTGGGCAACGAATTCATCGCCATGCTGAAGGATTCTTCCCTGGTATCCGTCATCGGCTTCGAAGAATTGACCCGTCGAGGCCAGCTGATCATTGCCCGGACTTATGCCTCTTTTGAAATCTGGCTGAGCGTCGCTTTCATCTACCTGATCATGACGTTTGCCGTGGCCCGGTTCGTAGGCGCTCTGGAAAGAAGGTATAAGAAAGATGAACAATGA
- the alr gene encoding alanine racemase → MKSTLRRTWAEIDLDALAYNYHKIREHIGPKVKFLGVVKADAYGHGAVQVGTKLQKLGANYLAVSSIDEAMELRFNGITMPILILGHTPREQVDRLICFNITQAVTCEAKALEYSEEAVKYGGTLKIHVKVDTGMSRLGYICEGDYFEHGVEGIIHACSLPGLEPEGIFTHFAVADEPGEEALSYTKHQFQLFRHVCDEVEKRTGKKFKLRHCANTGATTLFPETHLDMVRPGLLLYGYGEFARKLGLKPVMAVKTTISTIKIYPKGTKISYGGIYTCDKTTRMGVAPIGYADGFMRCLSNRCSFVTEQGLAPQRGRICMDMCMIDLTDKPGVDVGSELELFGNRQSLDDLAEQAGTIPYEITCNISKRVPRVYMEDGKVIGRELLLRM, encoded by the coding sequence ATGAAAAGCACATTGCGTCGCACCTGGGCTGAAATCGATCTGGATGCCCTGGCCTACAACTATCATAAGATCCGGGAGCACATCGGACCCAAGGTGAAATTCCTGGGGGTGGTGAAGGCCGATGCCTACGGCCATGGAGCCGTGCAGGTAGGGACGAAGCTGCAGAAGCTGGGTGCCAACTATCTGGCCGTCAGCAGCATCGATGAAGCCATGGAACTGCGGTTCAACGGCATCACCATGCCCATCCTGATCCTGGGCCATACGCCCCGGGAACAGGTGGACCGGCTGATCTGCTTCAACATCACCCAGGCCGTGACCTGTGAAGCCAAGGCCCTGGAATACAGCGAAGAAGCGGTGAAATACGGGGGCACCCTGAAGATCCACGTCAAGGTGGATACGGGGATGAGCCGGCTGGGCTACATCTGCGAAGGGGATTATTTCGAGCATGGGGTGGAAGGCATCATCCATGCCTGCAGCCTGCCCGGCCTGGAACCGGAGGGAATCTTCACCCACTTTGCCGTGGCCGATGAGCCCGGTGAAGAAGCCCTGTCCTATACGAAGCACCAGTTCCAGCTGTTCCGGCACGTGTGCGACGAAGTGGAAAAACGCACGGGCAAAAAGTTCAAGCTGCGTCACTGTGCCAACACCGGGGCCACCACCCTGTTCCCGGAAACCCATCTGGACATGGTGCGCCCGGGCCTGCTGCTGTACGGGTATGGGGAATTTGCCCGGAAGCTGGGACTGAAACCGGTGATGGCGGTGAAGACCACCATCAGCACCATCAAGATCTATCCCAAAGGCACGAAGATCAGTTATGGCGGCATCTACACCTGTGATAAGACCACCCGCATGGGGGTGGCGCCCATCGGGTACGCTGACGGGTTCATGCGGTGTCTGTCCAACCGCTGCAGCTTCGTGACGGAGCAGGGCCTGGCACCCCAGAGGGGCCGGATCTGCATGGATATGTGCATGATCGACCTGACGGATAAACCCGGGGTGGATGTGGGCAGCGAGCTGGAGCTGTTCGGGAACCGGCAGTCCCTGGATGACCTGGCTGAACAGGCCGGGACCATTCCCTATGAAATCACCTGCAACATCAGCAAGCGGGTGCCCAGGGTATATATGGAAGACGGAAAAGTCATCGGCAGGGAACTGCTGCTGCGGATGTAA
- the hpf gene encoding ribosome hibernation-promoting factor, HPF/YfiA family, with amino-acid sequence MAVKVRGKNIEVTQALKDYVEKRVQTITKQFKTVGEITAVMRVEKGKHTVEITVPASGIVLRAQETSDNMYASIDECVEKIERQIHKYKTRLMKRKYSNFKDAEPAPLPDDEELPEETGEFTVARVKNYAMRPMGVQEAIMQMNMLNHDFFVFFNAETEKMAIVYRRKNGDYGLINPELV; translated from the coding sequence ATGGCAGTAAAAGTTCGTGGTAAAAACATCGAGGTCACCCAGGCTTTAAAAGACTACGTGGAAAAACGTGTCCAGACCATCACCAAACAATTCAAGACGGTGGGCGAGATCACTGCCGTGATGCGTGTGGAGAAAGGCAAACATACGGTAGAGATCACGGTACCGGCCAGCGGCATTGTCCTGCGGGCTCAGGAAACTTCCGATAATATGTATGCATCCATCGATGAATGCGTGGAAAAGATCGAACGGCAGATCCATAAATACAAGACCCGTCTGATGAAACGGAAATACAGCAACTTCAAGGATGCGGAACCGGCTCCTCTGCCTGATGACGAAGAACTGCCGGAAGAAACCGGCGAATTCACGGTTGCCCGTGTCAAGAACTACGCCATGCGCCCCATGGGTGTACAGGAAGCCATCATGCAGATGAACATGCTGAACCATGACTTCTTCGTATTCTTCAACGCGGAAACGGAAAAGATGGCCATCGTATATCGCAGAAAGAACGGCGATTATGGCCTGATCAACCCGGAACTGGTGTAA
- a CDS encoding HD-GYP domain-containing protein → MITIPQFLDFPTDTDAKEVVSLFLRLLELKNHDLFLHSQQVANYAVATAAKMGLPLNEVNCIKMAALLHDIGQLAIPNTILAKYPYFNIRERASYRRHCLAGASMLENIPAFERIRKIILHHHENWDGSGYPKRLKGVNIPIGSRIIAVCNFYDRKCNPCTRQWVIAGSKSPQVIRDLAGIKFDPDVVQAFFESISNL, encoded by the coding sequence ATGATCACCATACCCCAATTCCTGGATTTTCCCACGGATACAGATGCCAAAGAGGTCGTTTCCCTGTTCCTGCGGCTGCTGGAACTGAAAAACCATGACCTGTTCCTGCACAGCCAGCAGGTGGCCAATTATGCGGTGGCCACTGCGGCCAAGATGGGGCTGCCCCTGAATGAAGTGAACTGCATCAAGATGGCCGCCCTGCTCCACGACATTGGGCAGCTGGCCATCCCCAACACCATCCTGGCCAAATACCCGTACTTCAATATCCGGGAACGGGCATCCTACCGGCGTCATTGCCTGGCCGGTGCCAGCATGCTGGAGAACATCCCGGCCTTTGAACGGATCCGGAAGATCATTCTCCACCACCATGAGAACTGGGACGGAAGCGGGTATCCCAAGCGGCTGAAAGGGGTGAACATCCCCATCGGCAGCCGGATCATTGCGGTATGCAACTTCTACGACCGGAAGTGCAACCCCTGTACCCGGCAATGGGTCATCGCCGGCAGCAAAAGTCCCCAGGTGATCCGGGACCTGGCAGGGATCAAGTTCGACCCGGATGTGGTCCAGGCTTTCTTTGAATCCATCAGCAATCTATGA
- a CDS encoding basic amino acid ABC transporter substrate-binding protein codes for MKKVMVLLCALMMLIGAAGCGSTSTKDAGKPAEKKELIVGTEPSFAPFEFPDKQSGEITGFDMDLIKAMGKRAGFEKVTVKGMGFDALIPALDAGNIDVAIAGMSITDARKQKVNFTDPYYESGLMAIVKKENTTIKSLDDLKGKTIAVQLGTTGAEAAGKIEGATVKTFDTSDTACLELKNGGADAVISDLPVLQYFLKQGGSAYAKAVGEPKKGDFYGIATAKKNKALCDKLNKALQDMKKDGEYQKIYDKWFK; via the coding sequence ATGAAAAAAGTAATGGTTTTGCTCTGCGCACTGATGATGCTCATCGGGGCTGCCGGCTGTGGCAGCACGTCCACCAAAGACGCCGGCAAACCGGCGGAAAAAAAGGAACTGATCGTGGGGACGGAACCGTCCTTTGCACCCTTTGAATTTCCGGACAAACAGAGTGGTGAGATCACCGGGTTCGATATGGATCTGATCAAGGCCATGGGCAAACGGGCCGGCTTTGAGAAAGTGACGGTGAAGGGCATGGGCTTCGACGCCCTGATCCCGGCCCTGGACGCCGGGAACATCGACGTGGCCATTGCCGGCATGAGCATCACCGATGCCCGGAAGCAGAAGGTGAACTTCACCGATCCCTATTATGAAAGCGGGCTCATGGCCATTGTGAAGAAAGAGAACACCACCATCAAGAGCCTGGATGACCTGAAGGGGAAAACCATTGCCGTGCAGCTGGGCACCACCGGGGCCGAAGCCGCCGGTAAGATCGAAGGGGCCACGGTGAAGACCTTCGACACCAGCGATACGGCCTGCCTGGAACTGAAAAACGGCGGGGCCGATGCGGTGATCAGCGACCTGCCGGTGCTCCAGTATTTCTTGAAACAGGGGGGCAGTGCCTACGCCAAGGCCGTGGGCGAACCCAAGAAGGGCGATTTCTATGGCATCGCCACGGCCAAAAAGAACAAGGCCCTGTGCGACAAGCTGAACAAGGCCCTGCAGGATATGAAGAAGGACGGGGAATACCAGAAGATTTACGACAAATGGTTCAAATGA
- a CDS encoding basic amino acid ABC transporter substrate-binding protein — protein MKKMKMFAGILAGLMMCVAAAGCGGSTASNDKKAADNKKELIVGTNPSFAPFEFTDKKDGKVQGFDIDLINALAKKAGYDKVTIKSIAFDGLIPSLESGNIDVSITGMSITDERKQKVNFTDPYYESGLMAVVKKDNDSIKSLDDLKGKTIAVQIGTTGAKYAATIEGAKVKTFDSSDLACLELKNGGADAVISDLPVLQYFLKQGGNAYAKSVGTPKKGDFYGIATAKKNKELCDKLNKALAELKKDGEYQKIYDKWFKAE, from the coding sequence ATGAAAAAGATGAAGATGTTCGCTGGAATCCTGGCCGGCTTGATGATGTGCGTGGCCGCGGCAGGCTGCGGCGGCAGCACGGCAAGCAATGACAAAAAAGCCGCTGACAACAAGAAAGAGCTGATCGTAGGGACCAACCCCTCCTTCGCACCCTTTGAATTCACCGATAAGAAAGACGGCAAGGTCCAGGGCTTCGACATCGACCTGATCAACGCCCTGGCCAAGAAAGCCGGGTACGACAAAGTCACCATCAAGAGCATCGCCTTCGATGGCCTGATCCCGTCCCTGGAATCCGGGAACATCGATGTTTCCATCACCGGGATGAGCATCACCGACGAACGGAAACAGAAAGTGAACTTCACCGATCCCTACTATGAATCCGGTCTGATGGCTGTGGTAAAGAAAGACAACGACAGCATCAAGAGCCTGGACGACCTGAAGGGCAAGACCATTGCCGTGCAGATCGGTACCACCGGCGCCAAATATGCAGCCACCATCGAAGGGGCCAAGGTGAAGACCTTCGATTCCTCCGACCTGGCCTGCCTGGAACTGAAGAACGGCGGGGCTGATGCGGTCATCAGCGACCTGCCGGTGCTCCAGTACTTCCTGAAACAGGGCGGCAACGCCTACGCCAAGAGCGTGGGTACTCCCAAGAAGGGTGATTTCTATGGCATCGCCACCGCTAAGAAGAACAAGGAACTGTGTGACAAGCTGAACAAGGCCCTGGCAGAACTGAAGAAAGACGGCGAATACCAGAAGATTTACGACAAATGGTTCAAGGCTGAATGA
- a CDS encoding amino acid ABC transporter ATP-binding protein — translation MIKVEGLYKSYGSNQVLKGIDVTIAEQEVVVVIGPSGGGKSTFLRCLNYLEVPTAGTITFDGIPLNGEANINEVRQEVGMVFQKFNLFPHMTVMDNLTLAPTIVRHESKEEAVENAKKYLDKVGLLNKADAYPASLSGGQQQRVAIARALCMKPKAMLFDEPTSALDPEMINEVLDVMKNLAQEGMTMVVVTHEMGFAREVGDRILFLDGGKILEQGDPKEFFAHPKNERAQSFLSKIL, via the coding sequence ATGATCAAAGTGGAGGGCCTGTACAAAAGCTACGGCAGCAACCAGGTCCTGAAAGGCATCGACGTGACCATCGCAGAACAGGAAGTGGTGGTGGTCATCGGCCCCAGCGGCGGCGGTAAGAGTACGTTCCTGCGCTGCCTGAACTATCTGGAAGTGCCCACCGCCGGCACCATTACCTTCGACGGCATCCCTCTGAACGGAGAGGCCAACATTAACGAAGTCCGGCAGGAAGTGGGGATGGTGTTCCAGAAGTTCAACCTGTTCCCCCATATGACGGTGATGGACAACCTGACCCTGGCACCCACCATTGTGCGCCACGAAAGTAAGGAAGAAGCCGTGGAAAATGCCAAAAAGTACCTGGACAAGGTGGGCCTGCTGAACAAGGCGGATGCCTATCCGGCCAGCCTGTCCGGCGGTCAGCAGCAGCGGGTGGCCATCGCCCGGGCCCTGTGCATGAAACCCAAGGCCATGCTGTTCGATGAACCAACGTCCGCACTGGATCCGGAAATGATCAACGAAGTGCTGGACGTAATGAAGAACCTGGCCCAGGAAGGGATGACCATGGTGGTGGTGACCCACGAAATGGGCTTTGCCCGGGAAGTGGGCGACCGGATCCTGTTCCTGGACGGGGGCAAGATCCTGGAACAGGGCGACCCGAAAGAGTTCTTCGCCCATCCCAAAAACGAACGGGCCCAGAGTTTCCTGTCGAAAATTTTGTAA
- a CDS encoding DUF554 domain-containing protein yields MPIGIICNAAAVILGGFIGNLLGPRLSEDFKEKLTTVFGACAFLMGIMSIGFLKNLPAVTFAVIAGAIIGLWIHLGDRIINGSRNLEKLISRVLPASSGDTQISREEYESKLITIIVLFCASGTGIYGSMVSGMAGDHSILIAKSIMDLPTATLFACELGIIVGFIALPQLVIFLALFFLAHAILPFCTPDMIGDFKACGGVLLVATGFRMLQLKDFPIADMIPAMAIVMPLSALWTGVVVPLL; encoded by the coding sequence ATGCCAATCGGTATCATCTGCAACGCAGCCGCCGTCATCCTGGGCGGCTTCATCGGAAACCTGCTGGGACCCCGGCTTTCGGAAGATTTCAAGGAAAAACTGACCACCGTGTTCGGGGCCTGTGCCTTTTTGATGGGGATCATGTCCATCGGCTTCCTGAAGAACCTGCCGGCCGTAACCTTTGCGGTCATCGCCGGGGCCATCATCGGCCTGTGGATCCATCTGGGAGACCGGATCATCAACGGATCCCGGAACCTGGAAAAACTGATCAGCCGGGTCCTGCCCGCTTCTTCCGGAGACACCCAGATTTCCCGGGAGGAATACGAAAGCAAGCTGATCACCATCATCGTCCTGTTCTGTGCCAGCGGCACGGGCATCTACGGCAGCATGGTGTCCGGTATGGCGGGGGATCACAGCATCCTCATCGCCAAATCCATCATGGACCTGCCCACCGCCACCCTGTTTGCTTGTGAACTGGGAATCATCGTCGGCTTCATCGCCCTGCCCCAGCTGGTGATCTTTCTGGCCCTGTTCTTCCTGGCCCACGCCATCCTGCCTTTCTGCACCCCGGACATGATCGGGGATTTCAAGGCCTGCGGTGGGGTACTGCTGGTGGCCACCGGATTCCGGATGCTGCAGCTGAAAGATTTCCCCATTGCCGACATGATCCCGGCCATGGCCATCGTCATGCCCCTTTCAGCACTGTGGACGGGAGTGGTGGTGCCGCTGCTGTAA
- a CDS encoding TIGR03905 family TSCPD domain-containing protein, which translates to MKNFSVKTSDTCAKQIDFSLEDGKLHNIHFYGGCPGNLSAISKLLEGADARHAVELLKGNKCGNKTTSCADHLAQGVEEALKEAH; encoded by the coding sequence ATGAAGAATTTCAGCGTCAAGACCAGCGATACCTGTGCCAAACAGATTGACTTCAGCCTGGAAGACGGCAAACTGCACAACATCCATTTCTACGGCGGCTGCCCGGGCAACCTGAGTGCCATCAGCAAACTGCTGGAGGGGGCCGATGCCAGACATGCCGTGGAACTGCTGAAAGGCAACAAATGCGGCAACAAGACCACCTCCTGTGCCGACCATCTGGCCCAGGGCGTCGAAGAAGCCCTGAAGGAAGCCCACTGA
- a CDS encoding basic amino acid ABC transporter substrate-binding protein — protein MKKLHVVAGLLAALMMAVAAGCGGGSKEASKEQKVLKVGTEPTFAPFEFQEKDSKEFAGFDMDLARALGKKMGMKVEIQNMGFDALIPALNSGNIDMVAAGMSITDERKKAVTFSDPYYTSGLTIVVTKDNNEIKSLKDLEGKKIAVQIGTTGADKAAKVPGAKVTSFNTNAEVFLELENKGVDAVIIDKPVAAYYMTKEGKDKDKMVGETMDAESYGFAFKKDSKLAADVNKALAELKKDGEYDKIYTKWFGKAPAAK, from the coding sequence ATGAAAAAATTACATGTGGTAGCAGGTTTACTGGCAGCTCTGATGATGGCGGTGGCCGCCGGCTGCGGTGGTGGCAGCAAAGAAGCCTCTAAGGAGCAGAAAGTACTGAAAGTCGGGACGGAACCCACGTTTGCTCCCTTTGAATTCCAGGAAAAGGATTCCAAGGAATTTGCCGGTTTCGATATGGATCTGGCCCGTGCCCTGGGCAAGAAGATGGGCATGAAGGTGGAAATCCAGAATATGGGCTTTGATGCCTTGATTCCGGCCCTGAATTCCGGCAACATCGACATGGTGGCCGCCGGCATGAGCATCACGGACGAACGGAAAAAGGCTGTGACCTTCTCTGATCCGTACTACACTTCCGGTCTGACCATCGTGGTGACCAAAGACAACAACGAAATCAAGAGCCTGAAAGACCTGGAAGGCAAGAAGATCGCCGTACAGATCGGGACCACCGGTGCTGACAAGGCGGCCAAGGTTCCCGGTGCCAAGGTGACCAGCTTCAACACCAACGCCGAAGTGTTCCTGGAACTGGAAAACAAGGGCGTGGATGCCGTTATCATCGACAAACCGGTGGCTGCCTACTATATGACCAAGGAAGGCAAGGACAAGGATAAGATGGTGGGCGAGACCATGGATGCCGAATCCTATGGCTTTGCATTCAAGAAAGACAGCAAACTGGCGGCTGATGTGAACAAGGCCCTGGCTGAACTGAAAAAAGACGGTGAATACGACAAAATCTACACCAAATGGTTCGGCAAGGCTCCTGCAGCCAAATAA